A stretch of Candidatus Cloacimonadota bacterium DNA encodes these proteins:
- a CDS encoding GxxExxY protein, whose translation MSKKYLYSDITEKIIKCFYKVYDELGSGFLESIYVKALIIELKEIGFQVEYEKELKVKYKEKIIGIFRADIIVEDKIIIEVKAVTNLIPQHEAQLINYLKATGIRVGLVVNFGNELDFKRRIY comes from the coding sequence ATTATAAAATGTTTTTATAAAGTTTATGATGAATTGGGATCAGGATTTCTCGAATCTATTTATGTGAAAGCATTAATTATTGAATTGAAAGAAATTGGATTTCAAGTAGAATACGAAAAGGAATTAAAAGTTAAATATAAAGAAAAAATAATTGGAATTTTTAGAGCAGATATAATAGTTGAAGATAAAATAATAATCGAAGTAAAAGCAGTAACTAACCTCATTCCACAGCATGAAGCACAATTAATAAATTACTTGAAAGCAACAGGAATTAGAGTTGGATTAGTCGTAAATTTTGGAAATGAATTAGATTTTAAAAGAAGAATTTATTAG